A single genomic interval of Arthrobacter sp. NicSoilB8 harbors:
- a CDS encoding GNAT family N-acetyltransferase: MQTNPRLNIRQVTWANPVGADLRAAQQAELDARFGRPDHEPGPPPSEADTAVFLVAHDKASGQPVGCGGLRMLDAHTAEIKRLYVLPYTRGSGVASSILAALEAHAHAMGITKLTAEAGSVQTDGRQFYENSGFVSVPNFGPYIGVDHSYCYAKPIDSHSAAHTAMA; encoded by the coding sequence ATGCAGACCAACCCGCGGCTAAACATCCGTCAGGTCACCTGGGCGAACCCCGTCGGCGCGGACCTGAGGGCCGCCCAGCAGGCAGAACTCGACGCCCGTTTTGGACGGCCCGATCACGAACCTGGGCCGCCGCCGTCGGAAGCTGACACCGCGGTGTTCCTGGTGGCACACGACAAAGCGTCCGGCCAGCCGGTCGGCTGCGGCGGCCTCCGCATGCTGGACGCCCACACCGCCGAAATCAAGCGCCTCTACGTACTGCCGTACACGCGCGGCTCCGGGGTGGCCAGTTCCATCCTTGCGGCGCTCGAAGCCCACGCCCACGCAATGGGCATCACCAAGCTGACCGCGGAGGCGGGCTCGGTGCAGACCGACGGACGGCAGTTCTACGAGAACTCCGGGTTCGTGTCCGTGCCGAACTTTGGACCGTACATCGGCGTGGATCATTCGTACTGCTACGCGAAGCCCATCGATTCGCACAGCGCCGCGCACACCGCCATGGCGTGA
- a CDS encoding hotdog domain-containing protein: protein MESADITFRTRKWVRPEDLNANGTLFGGSLLKWIDEEAAIYAILQLGNGRAVTKYISEINFVSSAVQGDLIEMGLTATRFGRTSLTMRAEVRNMITRRSILTIDQIVFVNLSTSGKPEPHGYTEITYDRDRIPTHHLTETLGQD from the coding sequence ATGGAATCGGCCGATATCACCTTCCGCACCCGTAAATGGGTGCGGCCCGAGGACCTCAACGCCAACGGCACCCTGTTCGGCGGCAGCCTGCTGAAATGGATCGACGAAGAGGCGGCCATTTACGCCATCCTCCAGCTGGGCAACGGCCGGGCCGTCACCAAGTACATTTCCGAAATCAACTTCGTCAGCTCCGCGGTCCAGGGCGACCTGATCGAAATGGGCCTGACCGCGACCCGGTTCGGCCGGACATCGCTGACCATGCGCGCGGAAGTCCGGAACATGATCACCCGCCGGAGCATCCTCACGATTGACCAGATCGTCTTCGTGAACCTGAGCACGTCCGGGAAGCCGGAGCCGCACGGGTACACCGAAATCACCTACGACCGGGACCGGATTCCGACGCACCACCTGACCGAGACCCTGGGACAGGACTAG
- a CDS encoding nuclear transport factor 2 family protein, which yields MGTAENVELVRRGYTAFNAGDMATLSDLFAEDAVWHVAGSGVLSGTKQGRDAILAYFGELGARTQGHFQANVQDIVGGEKHTIAIQQTHGEANGKTLDMPTVITFVVGDGKITEGREFFEDTAKADDFWT from the coding sequence ATGGGAACCGCAGAGAATGTTGAACTGGTCCGGCGGGGTTACACGGCCTTCAACGCAGGGGATATGGCGACCCTCAGCGACCTGTTCGCGGAGGACGCAGTCTGGCACGTCGCGGGAAGTGGCGTGCTATCCGGAACCAAACAGGGCCGCGACGCGATCCTGGCGTACTTCGGTGAACTGGGAGCGCGCACCCAGGGTCACTTCCAAGCCAACGTCCAGGACATCGTCGGAGGGGAAAAGCACACGATCGCCATCCAGCAGACCCACGGAGAGGCCAACGGCAAAACCCTTGACATGCCTACCGTCATCACGTTTGTCGTCGGCGACGGAAAGATCACGGAAGGACGGGAGTTCTTCGAGGACACGGCCAAGGCAGACGATTTCTGGACCTGA
- a CDS encoding 4-hydroxybenzoate 3-monooxygenase, translating to MAQRKVLTTQVAIMGAGPAGLMLSHLLAKAGIESTVLEIRSHREISETVRAGILEHGSVKMLVDGGVSDRVLRDGDRHDGIELRFNGESHRIDFQDLVGESVWLYPQTDVFLDLSARRKADGGDVRYSVTDTTIHDIEAKPKVWFTDADGVEYELQADFIAGADGSRSHCRFQIPEAQRKWYFHEYPFAWFGILAEAPRSSDELIYANSENGFALISQRTETVQRMYFQCDPNEDVNNWDEDRIWDAFRSRVNGNGFEVKEGPVIDKTVLKFRSFVHAPMRHGNLFLAGDAAHTVPPTGAKGLNLALNDVKVLFEGFDSYYSTGSTVLLDAYSDRALDRVWKAQQFSYWMTSMLHTAADADDFSRARQLGELHSVVSSRHGRAYLAEAYTGWPGAR from the coding sequence ATGGCACAGCGAAAAGTCCTCACCACCCAAGTAGCGATCATGGGTGCCGGCCCCGCCGGGCTCATGCTGTCCCACCTGCTGGCCAAGGCCGGCATCGAATCCACCGTCCTCGAGATCCGCAGCCACCGGGAGATCTCCGAAACTGTCCGTGCGGGCATCCTGGAGCATGGCTCGGTCAAGATGCTCGTTGACGGCGGTGTCTCCGACCGCGTGTTGCGCGACGGCGACCGCCACGACGGAATCGAGCTGCGCTTCAACGGCGAAAGCCACAGGATCGACTTCCAGGATCTCGTCGGGGAATCGGTGTGGCTCTATCCTCAGACGGACGTGTTCCTGGACCTTTCCGCACGCCGGAAGGCCGACGGCGGGGATGTCCGGTACAGCGTCACGGACACCACCATCCATGACATCGAGGCCAAGCCCAAGGTCTGGTTCACGGATGCGGACGGCGTCGAGTACGAGCTCCAGGCCGACTTCATCGCCGGCGCGGATGGTTCGCGCAGCCACTGCCGCTTCCAGATCCCCGAGGCGCAGCGCAAGTGGTATTTCCACGAATACCCCTTCGCCTGGTTCGGCATCCTGGCCGAGGCGCCGCGCAGCTCGGACGAGCTGATCTACGCGAACTCGGAGAACGGCTTCGCCCTGATCAGTCAGCGCACCGAGACGGTCCAGCGGATGTACTTCCAGTGCGACCCCAACGAGGACGTCAACAACTGGGATGAGGACCGCATCTGGGACGCCTTCCGCAGCCGCGTCAACGGCAACGGCTTCGAGGTCAAGGAAGGGCCGGTCATCGACAAGACCGTCCTGAAATTCCGCAGCTTTGTCCACGCCCCCATGCGGCACGGAAACCTGTTCCTCGCCGGCGACGCCGCGCATACCGTGCCGCCCACGGGAGCCAAGGGCCTGAACCTGGCGCTGAACGACGTGAAGGTCCTCTTCGAGGGATTCGACAGCTACTATTCCACCGGCTCCACCGTGCTCCTGGACGCCTACAGCGATCGCGCCCTCGACCGGGTGTGGAAGGCCCAGCAGTTCTCCTACTGGATGACCTCCATGCTGCACACCGCCGCCGACGCCGACGACTTCTCCCGCGCCCGCCAGCTCGGCGAGCTTCACTCCGTGGTGTCCTCCCGCCACGGCCGCGCCTACCTCGCGGAGGCCTACACGGGCTGGCCGGGAGCCCGCTAG
- a CDS encoding IclR family transcriptional regulator yields the protein MANSNSGDSVVDRILRLIAAFPEGVTALQLSDLAARAELPLTTAHRLVRQLAGHGLLDVGPGGSVSLGLRLWELANRSSPTLELRQAALPFMEDIQQVLNQNVNLAVLDGWEALFVERLSRRGSVANRAQVAGRMPVHVSSAGLVLMANQPRSVQAEYLEGFSDPTGRLALPDLRTLLGEAARQGFAQLAGVVDPDTWGIAVPVLDRRKHAVAALGVVVPLREVRLQALVPALQTAARGIGRRLGEPRETLGFHSTESL from the coding sequence GTGGCCAATTCGAACTCCGGCGACTCGGTGGTGGACCGGATCCTGCGGCTGATTGCCGCCTTCCCGGAGGGTGTCACGGCACTTCAGCTCTCGGACCTGGCCGCCAGGGCGGAGCTTCCCCTGACTACGGCGCACAGGCTCGTCCGCCAGCTCGCCGGACACGGCCTGCTCGACGTCGGCCCCGGCGGTTCGGTCAGCCTCGGCCTGCGGCTCTGGGAGCTCGCCAACCGCAGTTCCCCCACGCTTGAGCTCCGCCAGGCCGCCCTGCCGTTCATGGAGGACATCCAGCAGGTGCTCAACCAAAACGTGAACCTCGCCGTGCTGGACGGCTGGGAAGCGCTCTTTGTGGAGCGGCTGTCCCGCCGCGGCTCCGTCGCCAACCGGGCCCAGGTGGCCGGCCGGATGCCGGTGCATGTCTCCTCCGCCGGGCTGGTCCTCATGGCCAACCAGCCGCGCTCCGTCCAGGCCGAGTACCTCGAAGGATTCAGCGATCCGACCGGCCGGCTGGCCCTGCCGGACCTCCGCACCCTCCTCGGCGAGGCCGCCCGCCAGGGCTTTGCGCAGCTGGCCGGTGTCGTGGACCCGGACACGTGGGGGATCGCCGTCCCGGTGCTGGACCGCAGGAAGCATGCTGTGGCGGCCCTCGGCGTCGTCGTTCCCCTCCGCGAAGTGCGCCTGCAGGCGCTCGTCCCCGCGCTGCAAACCGCGGCCCGCGGAATCGGTCGCCGGCTCGGCGAACCACGCGAAACTCTCGGATTCCATTCAACGGAATCCTTGTAA
- a CDS encoding aromatic acid/H+ symport family MFS transporter codes for MSTSSLDKSSSGKKSRWPVWLCWLAMVLDGFDLVVLGTVIPTLIKSHELGFDAVGATFAATISLVGVGLGALFIAPLSDRLGRRNLLVACVTWFSIFTIAVVFAPNVAWFSTFRLLAGLGLGACLPAALAYMNDYAPAGTAGKSTTRTMTGYHVGAVATAFLALMVIPSWRTMFVVGGLAGFALAPFLWFKLPETLPPVIHIPAAAKSPAGAAVPAGVPARAGAAHAGAAAPAEERASFRDLGRKPYPLIAAGVAVASFMGLLLVYGLNTWLPQLMASAGYSLNAGLALLLVLNVGAVVGLLIAGVLADRHGTKRIVLLWFGLSAVFLAALSIQIQNEVVLYAAVFVTGVFVFSSQVLVYAWVSQLVPVRLRGTALGFAAGVGRLGAILGPAVTGTLVAAGIAYPWGFYVFAGAAVLAVLALAFVPQTVDATSRTGAGVGHS; via the coding sequence ATGTCAACGTCGTCATTGGACAAGTCGTCCTCGGGGAAGAAATCACGGTGGCCGGTATGGCTCTGCTGGCTGGCCATGGTGCTGGACGGCTTTGACCTGGTGGTCCTCGGCACGGTCATCCCGACCCTGATCAAGTCGCACGAACTTGGCTTCGACGCAGTCGGCGCGACGTTCGCAGCCACCATCTCGCTGGTAGGCGTGGGCCTCGGCGCGCTCTTCATTGCCCCGCTCTCGGACCGCCTTGGCCGGCGGAACCTGCTGGTGGCGTGCGTGACCTGGTTCTCCATCTTCACTATCGCCGTCGTCTTCGCACCGAACGTGGCATGGTTCAGCACGTTCCGGCTGCTGGCCGGCCTCGGCCTGGGCGCCTGCCTGCCCGCCGCGCTGGCCTACATGAACGACTACGCCCCGGCCGGAACGGCCGGAAAGTCCACCACCCGGACCATGACCGGATACCACGTCGGTGCTGTGGCCACCGCGTTCCTGGCCCTCATGGTCATCCCGAGCTGGCGCACCATGTTCGTCGTGGGCGGCCTGGCCGGCTTCGCCCTGGCCCCCTTCCTCTGGTTCAAGCTTCCGGAAACCCTCCCGCCGGTGATCCACATCCCCGCCGCGGCGAAGTCCCCGGCAGGCGCCGCGGTCCCTGCCGGCGTCCCGGCCCGCGCGGGGGCCGCTCACGCCGGTGCGGCCGCGCCTGCGGAAGAACGCGCGAGCTTCCGGGACCTGGGCCGCAAGCCCTACCCGCTGATCGCCGCCGGCGTGGCCGTCGCGTCCTTCATGGGACTGCTGCTGGTCTACGGCCTGAACACCTGGCTGCCGCAGCTCATGGCCTCCGCCGGCTACAGCCTGAACGCCGGCCTCGCCCTGCTCCTGGTCCTCAACGTGGGCGCCGTGGTGGGTCTCCTGATCGCCGGAGTCCTGGCCGACCGGCACGGCACCAAGAGGATCGTCCTGCTCTGGTTCGGGCTCTCCGCCGTGTTCCTTGCCGCGCTCAGCATCCAGATCCAGAACGAAGTCGTGCTGTATGCCGCCGTCTTCGTCACCGGCGTGTTCGTGTTCAGCTCCCAGGTCCTGGTCTACGCCTGGGTCAGCCAGCTCGTCCCGGTCCGACTGCGCGGCACCGCCCTGGGCTTCGCTGCGGGCGTGGGCAGGCTGGGGGCCATTCTGGGCCCGGCCGTCACCGGCACGCTGGTCGCCGCAGGCATCGCCTACCCGTGGGGCTTCTACGTCTTCGCCGGCGCGGCGGTCCTGGCGGTTCTCGCCCTCGCCTTCGTGCCGCAGACCGTTGACGCAACGTCGCGCACCGGCGCCGGCGTCGGGCACTCCTAG
- a CDS encoding FUSC family protein: protein MKLFADMFTIAPGNKDHQVALRCAVGVFVPLITLVLLGRLDLAIFASFGAFTGIYGRNEPHARRFTLQMRAGGLMLVVMFLAALTARVDASAGLSAEGATWLLVVATTVVAGACSLVVALWRLRPAGSLFHIFAFAAIASIPNQPPLWQCMLVAVLTVAFSLLVGQSSRVARSRRTPWVRTRPARLTPGEKRAAWQESAGYLVAAGLAGTLGTLAGEWLGVGHNYWAMVAAVVPLVGHTTRHRVSRGLQRIAGTALGLVLLAGILLLQPTPWQTVLVIAACQFGAEMFIARQYMLAQVFVTPLALTSTLLVAPVPPGILLRDRIVETVIGAAVGIAVVLAPGAWRRVGALRGTAAQRRIS, encoded by the coding sequence GTGAAGCTGTTCGCCGACATGTTCACCATCGCCCCGGGCAACAAGGACCACCAGGTCGCCCTGCGCTGCGCCGTGGGCGTCTTCGTGCCGCTGATCACCCTGGTGCTGCTGGGCCGCCTGGATCTCGCCATCTTCGCCTCCTTCGGCGCCTTCACCGGGATCTACGGCCGCAACGAGCCGCACGCCAGGCGGTTCACGCTCCAGATGCGGGCCGGCGGTCTCATGTTGGTGGTGATGTTCCTGGCGGCACTCACAGCGCGTGTGGACGCGTCAGCCGGGCTCTCGGCGGAGGGCGCCACGTGGCTCCTGGTGGTGGCCACCACCGTCGTGGCGGGCGCCTGCTCGTTGGTGGTCGCACTGTGGCGCCTGCGTCCCGCGGGGTCGCTGTTCCATATCTTCGCTTTCGCGGCCATCGCGTCGATCCCCAACCAGCCGCCGCTGTGGCAATGCATGCTGGTGGCGGTACTCACGGTCGCCTTCTCCCTGCTGGTCGGCCAGTCCTCACGGGTGGCCCGGAGCCGCCGGACCCCGTGGGTGCGCACGAGACCTGCCAGGCTGACGCCGGGGGAGAAGCGCGCCGCATGGCAGGAAAGCGCGGGCTACCTCGTGGCGGCAGGCCTCGCCGGGACGCTGGGGACCTTGGCCGGCGAGTGGCTCGGGGTCGGCCACAACTACTGGGCGATGGTAGCCGCCGTCGTCCCGCTTGTGGGGCACACCACCCGGCACCGCGTCAGCCGGGGCCTCCAGCGCATCGCGGGCACCGCACTGGGGCTGGTATTGCTCGCCGGGATCCTGCTCCTGCAGCCGACGCCCTGGCAGACAGTGCTGGTGATCGCCGCATGCCAGTTCGGCGCGGAGATGTTCATCGCGCGGCAGTACATGCTGGCGCAGGTCTTCGTCACCCCGCTGGCACTGACTTCAACGCTCCTCGTGGCGCCCGTGCCGCCCGGGATCCTGCTCCGCGACAGAATCGTGGAGACCGTCATCGGCGCCGCCGTCGGCATCGCCGTCGTGCTGGCGCCTGGCGCATGGCGCCGCGTGGGGGCGCTCCGCGGGACGGCGGCGCAAAGGCGCATCTCCTAG
- the mscL gene encoding large conductance mechanosensitive channel protein MscL: MLKGFKDFILRGNVIELSIAVVVGTAFTALVSAFTSNVVNPILAAAGGVETHGLGFYVWPGNDKTFVNIGAVVTAFLTFLITAAVVYFIFVAPMNRINRMVKNRLSAAEPEEEPIPADTALLAEIRDLLATLAGPESDSGRAGAGERPDGITPSAVPAGVASRRES, from the coding sequence ATGCTCAAAGGATTTAAGGATTTCATCCTGCGCGGCAACGTGATCGAACTGTCCATCGCCGTCGTGGTCGGCACAGCCTTCACGGCCTTGGTCAGCGCCTTCACCTCAAACGTCGTCAACCCGATCCTCGCTGCCGCCGGCGGCGTCGAGACCCACGGCCTGGGCTTCTACGTCTGGCCGGGCAACGATAAGACGTTCGTCAACATCGGCGCCGTGGTGACGGCCTTCCTGACCTTCCTCATCACCGCCGCGGTGGTGTATTTCATCTTCGTGGCCCCCATGAACCGGATCAACAGGATGGTCAAGAACCGGCTCAGCGCAGCCGAGCCCGAGGAAGAACCGATCCCTGCCGACACCGCGCTGCTGGCCGAGATCCGCGATTTGCTGGCCACGCTGGCTGGTCCGGAATCCGACAGCGGCCGCGCCGGCGCCGGGGAGCGCCCGGACGGGATCACGCCGTCGGCCGTCCCTGCCGGAGTCGCGAGCCGCCGCGAGTCCTAA
- a CDS encoding DinB family protein: MPDVRWNHELVDQLDWHFAHQARPRLAGLTDHEYFWEPVPGWSVRRKDASTPPTAPGTGDFTIDFSYPEPVPAPVTTIAWRLCHILVGVLGARTASHFGGPAVDYQNFAYPDTAALALDQLDEFYARWIQGVKSLHEAGLGAPCGPAEGPFADAPMAALVLHINREMIHHLAEIALLRDLYAHRHLLHRGPEGGQGL; this comes from the coding sequence GTGCCGGATGTTCGCTGGAACCACGAGCTGGTGGACCAATTGGACTGGCATTTTGCCCATCAGGCCCGGCCGAGGCTGGCCGGGTTGACTGACCACGAGTACTTTTGGGAGCCGGTTCCGGGCTGGAGTGTCCGACGCAAGGACGCCTCAACGCCTCCGACGGCGCCGGGTACGGGTGATTTCACCATTGATTTCAGCTACCCGGAGCCCGTTCCTGCTCCGGTGACGACCATTGCCTGGCGCCTGTGCCACATTCTGGTCGGCGTGCTGGGTGCGCGCACGGCATCGCACTTTGGCGGTCCTGCCGTGGACTACCAGAACTTCGCCTACCCAGACACGGCGGCCCTGGCACTGGACCAACTGGACGAGTTCTACGCCCGGTGGATCCAGGGCGTGAAGAGCCTCCACGAGGCGGGGTTGGGGGCACCCTGCGGCCCGGCCGAAGGTCCGTTCGCCGATGCCCCCATGGCAGCACTGGTCCTGCACATCAACCGCGAGATGATCCATCACCTGGCCGAGATCGCCCTGCTCCGCGACCTCTATGCGCACCGCCACTTGCTGCACCGCGGCCCGGAGGGTGGACAAGGCCTGTAG
- a CDS encoding ACT domain-containing protein, which yields MPEPTKARLTLANIAVMLPIELLVHAAVVGTHLPYVAKVLVLTMTATILVIWVAEPSAARMLRGWLHAPALRHRKRLVAAPALWRARTILKDRPGSLQKLTQALAGLETNILSIHVHPVTGGVLDEFVLSAPGEVREAELLRALRAGGGADPHVWPTTALAMADGQTGALSLAARIAASPEELPLAVAELLRARIVTGPGTGNTELAPAAADGTLLKIPTAWHGPITFSRPGEPFTPAESARAHRLAELAEILAHRPAAPSHSGP from the coding sequence ATGCCCGAACCGACCAAGGCGCGGCTGACCCTGGCCAATATCGCCGTGATGCTTCCCATCGAATTGCTGGTGCATGCGGCCGTGGTCGGAACTCACCTGCCATATGTTGCCAAGGTCCTGGTTCTGACCATGACCGCGACCATCCTGGTGATCTGGGTGGCCGAACCCTCGGCGGCCCGGATGCTCAGGGGCTGGCTGCATGCCCCGGCCCTGCGCCACCGCAAACGGCTCGTCGCCGCGCCCGCCCTGTGGCGGGCCCGGACCATCCTGAAGGACAGGCCCGGGTCGCTGCAAAAGCTCACCCAGGCCCTGGCCGGGCTCGAGACGAACATCCTCAGCATCCACGTCCACCCCGTGACTGGCGGCGTGCTGGACGAGTTTGTGCTCTCCGCACCGGGTGAAGTCCGCGAGGCCGAACTCCTGCGCGCCCTGCGGGCGGGCGGCGGAGCTGATCCGCATGTCTGGCCCACCACGGCCCTGGCCATGGCCGACGGCCAGACAGGGGCGCTGAGCCTGGCCGCCCGGATCGCCGCCAGTCCCGAGGAACTGCCGCTGGCCGTCGCGGAACTTCTGCGGGCCCGGATCGTCACGGGCCCCGGCACCGGCAACACCGAACTGGCGCCGGCCGCGGCGGACGGGACACTCCTGAAGATTCCCACGGCGTGGCACGGACCCATTACATTCTCCCGGCCCGGCGAGCCGTTCACGCCGGCCGAATCAGCCCGCGCGCACCGGCTGGCCGAACTCGCCGAGATCCTGGCGCACCGGCCGGCAGCGCCGTCCCATTCCGGGCCTTAG